From Candidatus Atribacteria bacterium ADurb.Bin276, a single genomic window includes:
- the sugB_6 gene encoding Trehalose transport system permease protein SugB, giving the protein MRTRRGKIIVNIILWIIVAIVAVWMLFPFYWAVITSIKKPADVFRLSFIPGIQFDPTLDNWKSEFQLRGKEITRAMGNSLAIGIGAALIALGIGTLAGYGLARFRYHGWSNKSISMWILSQRFLPPAATVIPFFLIFKNLGLIDNVISLILVNATFTIPFAVLILRDAFKEVPEEIEESALVDGCSRFQAFFRMALPLAAPALVSAGIICFSFSWNEFLFAFIMTYAKASPMTVIIAGTQDTQGIQFWYVATRMLLAIVPPAVLALTVQKYIVRGLTFGAVKG; this is encoded by the coding sequence ATGAGAACTCGTAGAGGCAAAATCATAGTAAACATAATTCTTTGGATTATTGTAGCCATTGTCGCGGTGTGGATGCTTTTCCCTTTTTATTGGGCGGTTATAACTTCAATAAAAAAACCTGCCGATGTTTTTCGGCTATCTTTCATCCCGGGTATTCAATTCGATCCTACTTTAGATAACTGGAAGTCGGAGTTTCAATTGCGAGGCAAAGAAATCACTCGGGCTATGGGAAATTCGCTGGCAATCGGCATTGGTGCCGCGTTAATTGCTTTGGGGATTGGTACCTTAGCTGGATATGGATTAGCTCGCTTCCGTTATCATGGTTGGTCGAATAAGAGCATATCAATGTGGATATTATCACAGCGTTTTCTTCCTCCGGCTGCAACTGTTATCCCCTTCTTCTTGATTTTTAAAAATTTAGGCTTAATAGATAATGTAATTTCTTTAATCCTTGTGAACGCAACTTTTACTATTCCTTTCGCCGTCCTCATATTACGTGATGCTTTTAAGGAAGTTCCTGAAGAAATCGAAGAATCAGCTCTGGTTGATGGTTGCTCTCGGTTTCAAGCTTTTTTTCGAATGGCTTTGCCGTTAGCAGCACCAGCTTTGGTTTCAGCAGGAATCATCTGTTTTTCTTTTTCCTGGAACGAGTTTTTATTCGCTTTCATAATGACTTATGCGAAGGCTTCGCCAATGACAGTAATTATCGCTGGCACTCAAGATACCCAGGGGATTCAATTCTGGTATGTAGCTACTCGAATGTTGTTGGCAATTGTTCCTCCAGCGGTTCTTGCTTTGACGGTTCAGAAATATATTGTTAGAGGTTTAACTTTTGGAGCAGTGAAAGGGTAA